A genomic window from Terriglobia bacterium includes:
- the kdpB gene encoding potassium-transporting ATPase subunit KdpB: MLVKEAKPKSLWDSKIVRQALIDSVVKLNPRKMMRNPVMFVVEIGSVVTSVLLIKDLMRASGSFGFDLQITLWLWFTVLFANFAEAMAEGRGKAQAETLRRAKSETMANRLLSDGRTESISGSKLRVGDLVIVVAGETIPGDGDIVEGVASVDESAITGESAPVIREAGGDRSAVTGGTRVLSDRIKVKITSNPGETFLDRMIALVEGAERQKTPNEIALNILLAGLTIVFLLAVVTLEPFAAYSGSPQTVFVLVSLLVCLIPTTIGGLLSAIGIAGMDRLVQHNVLAMSGRAVEAAGDVDTLLLDKTGTITLGNRQASEFIAAPGVSNDQVADAAQLSSLPDETPEGRSIVVLAKEKYGLRGRDLSTHPAQFVPFTAQTRMSGVNFNGRVVRKGAVDAIERYLKENGSYLPKEVQATVETIARSGGTPLVVAENNRALGVVHLKDIVKGGMRERFVQLRAMGIRTVMITGDNPLTAAAIAREAGVDDFLAQATPKDKMDLIKKEQSQGKLVAMTGDGTNDAPALAQADVGVAMNTGTQAAKEAGNMVDLDSNPTKLLEIVEIGKQLLMTRGSLTTFSIANDVAKYFAIIPAMFAGTFPVLNALNIMHLATPQSAVLSAVIFNALIIIALIPLALRGVQYKAMSAAALLRRNLWLYGAGGVIVPFIGIKIIDLIIRALHLA, from the coding sequence ATGCTGGTAAAAGAAGCAAAACCAAAATCGTTGTGGGACAGCAAAATTGTGCGGCAGGCGCTCATTGACTCAGTGGTCAAGCTGAACCCCCGCAAAATGATGCGGAACCCCGTCATGTTCGTGGTCGAGATCGGCAGCGTTGTGACATCAGTATTGTTGATTAAAGACCTGATGCGCGCCAGCGGAAGTTTCGGTTTCGACCTGCAGATCACATTGTGGCTCTGGTTCACGGTCCTGTTTGCAAATTTTGCTGAGGCGATGGCCGAAGGACGTGGCAAGGCGCAGGCGGAAACCCTGCGTCGCGCCAAGTCGGAAACAATGGCCAACCGTCTGCTCTCCGATGGCCGCACAGAGAGTATCTCCGGATCCAAGTTGCGCGTCGGCGATCTTGTGATTGTGGTCGCTGGCGAAACCATCCCAGGCGACGGCGACATAGTGGAGGGCGTTGCCTCAGTCGACGAGTCCGCGATTACGGGCGAATCCGCACCTGTCATTCGCGAAGCTGGCGGCGACCGGTCGGCCGTGACTGGAGGAACACGTGTTCTCTCCGACCGAATCAAAGTGAAGATCACGTCGAACCCTGGCGAGACCTTCCTGGACCGCATGATCGCGCTGGTCGAAGGCGCAGAGCGGCAAAAGACGCCGAACGAAATTGCTCTCAATATCCTGCTGGCGGGGCTGACTATTGTATTCCTGCTTGCCGTGGTCACCTTGGAGCCGTTCGCTGCCTACTCGGGATCGCCTCAGACGGTATTTGTCCTCGTATCATTGTTGGTCTGCCTGATTCCAACGACCATCGGCGGCCTGCTCTCTGCCATCGGGATTGCCGGCATGGATCGACTGGTGCAGCACAACGTCCTCGCCATGTCTGGACGGGCAGTAGAAGCGGCGGGCGATGTGGACACCCTGCTGCTGGATAAGACCGGCACCATCACATTGGGTAACCGGCAGGCCTCCGAATTTATCGCCGCGCCTGGCGTGAGCAATGATCAGGTTGCCGATGCGGCCCAACTCTCCTCGTTGCCGGATGAGACACCGGAAGGACGCTCGATCGTGGTGTTGGCAAAAGAAAAGTATGGGCTTCGTGGCCGTGATCTCAGCACTCACCCGGCGCAATTTGTGCCCTTTACCGCTCAAACGCGCATGTCCGGAGTCAACTTTAACGGCCGTGTAGTTCGCAAAGGAGCGGTGGACGCGATTGAAAGATACCTGAAAGAAAATGGCAGCTATCTTCCCAAAGAAGTTCAAGCGACCGTCGAGACAATAGCCCGGTCCGGTGGCACCCCGTTGGTGGTTGCCGAGAACAATCGTGCTCTAGGTGTGGTCCACCTGAAAGACATCGTCAAGGGGGGCATGAGAGAACGCTTTGTCCAGCTTCGGGCAATGGGCATTCGCACGGTCATGATTACCGGCGACAATCCTCTGACGGCGGCGGCCATTGCGCGGGAAGCCGGCGTCGATGACTTTCTGGCCCAAGCGACTCCGAAGGACAAAATGGATCTCATTAAGAAGGAGCAGAGCCAGGGCAAGCTGGTCGCGATGACCGGCGACGGCACGAATGACGCCCCCGCTCTCGCTCAAGCCGACGTCGGCGTTGCGATGAATACTGGAACCCAGGCAGCCAAAGAAGCGGGCAATATGGTGGACTTGGATTCCAATCCCACGAAGCTGCTGGAAATCGTGGAGATCGGCAAGCAGCTCTTGATGACCCGCGGTTCGCTGACCACGTTCTCGATTGCTAATGACGTGGCGAAGTATTTCGCCATCATTCCGGCGATGTTTGCCGGCACATTTCCCGTGCTGAACGCGCTCAACATCATGCATCTGGCCACACCGCAATCGGCAGTGCTCTCGGCGGTGATTTTCAACGCGCTGATCATCATTGCACTGATTCCGCTGGCGCTGCGCGGAGTCCAGTACAAGGCCATGAGCGCTGCGGCGCTGCTGCGGCGCAATCTGTGGCTTTATGGCGCCGGAGGAGTGATTGTCCCCTTCATTGGCATCAAGATCATCGATTTGATCATTCGTGCGTTGCATTTGGCATAA
- a CDS encoding PIG-L family deacetylase has translation MSLGNRLLVVVAHQDDEVTCSVLLQRTPEALIVFATDGAPSAEFFWSSYGSQRRYAEVRHAEALKSVGVLDNVKAIFLKDGTTDVPFRDQELFRSLSSAGKALEAITHQFRPDALLAPAYEGGHPDHDVCNFLVNTVGRALVIPRWEMPLYHRSPNGSLVRQKFRVSRGGEILLHPSQLELKRRGEMLSKYVSQPDLPKFIAEEVERFRPQPDYDYFQPPHSGALNYEVWGWPITGSDVCAAFQSYGQRRTSASV, from the coding sequence GTGTCGCTTGGCAACCGCCTGCTTGTCGTTGTCGCCCACCAGGATGATGAAGTTACCTGTTCCGTGCTTCTGCAAAGGACCCCTGAGGCCCTTATCGTTTTTGCGACGGACGGGGCTCCATCTGCCGAATTCTTTTGGTCATCCTACGGCTCACAGCGACGCTATGCTGAGGTACGGCATGCCGAAGCATTGAAGTCGGTTGGAGTACTTGATAACGTGAAAGCAATCTTCCTGAAAGATGGGACGACCGACGTTCCGTTTCGCGATCAGGAACTCTTTCGCTCTCTGTCTTCCGCAGGCAAGGCTTTGGAAGCCATAACACACCAATTCAGGCCAGACGCATTGCTGGCGCCTGCCTACGAAGGCGGCCATCCCGATCACGATGTCTGTAATTTTCTGGTGAATACGGTTGGGCGGGCTCTTGTGATTCCAAGATGGGAGATGCCTCTCTACCACCGATCGCCCAATGGCAGCCTCGTACGCCAGAAATTCCGAGTTTCCAGAGGTGGCGAAATTCTCTTGCATCCTTCTCAATTGGAATTGAAGCGGCGCGGTGAGATGCTCAGCAAGTATGTCTCCCAGCCAGATCTGCCAAAGTTCATTGCGGAGGAAGTTGAACGCTTCAGGCCCCAACCTGATTATGACTACTTCCAGCCACCGCATTCTGGTGCTCTTAACTATGAAGTTTGGGGTTGGCCTATTACTGGATCTGATGTATGTGCAGCCTTTCAGAGTTATGGACAGCGGCGCACGTCCGCGTCCGTTTGA
- the kdpA gene encoding potassium-transporting ATPase subunit KdpA, giving the protein MTLNGWLQILFYFVVIVLVTKPMGVFMTKVFSRERTWLDPVMRPVERVLYKLTRVDEDREMRWTEYSIAMLLFSGVSMLVLYLLERTQQWLPLNPQKFAAVPQDLAFNTAASFTTNTNWQFYTGEQVMSYLTQMAGLAFHNFASAAVGMALAVAFIRGIARREKETLGNFWVDITRATLWVLVPISLVAALVLVSQGVIQNFKPYDTAKLVEPQQVQKVGQDGKPVVDANGKPVMDTITEQSIAQGPIASQEAIKELGTNGGGFLNANSAHPFENPTPFSNFIEMVLIFCIPAGLTYTLGRMTRSQKHGWAVFAAMAVLFFAGVTTAYWAESRGNPLLAGVNQQASALQPGGNMEGKEVRFGIANSAMFATVTTDASCGAVNGMHDSYTPLGGMVPLVNIMLGEIVFGGVGAGMYGILIFVVLSVFIAGLMVGRTPEYLGKKIESYDVKMAMLYVLIFPLMILVLAAASVLLPQGLATLNNNGPHGLSEILYAFTSGTGNNGSAFAGLGPNRWYNLTMGFTMLVGRFLMIVPMLAVAGSLARKKVVPPSPGTFPVTTPLFTTLLVSVIIIVGALTFFPALSLGPILEHLLMHAGKTF; this is encoded by the coding sequence ATGACGCTCAACGGCTGGCTGCAAATTCTCTTCTACTTCGTGGTGATCGTGCTGGTAACGAAGCCCATGGGCGTCTTCATGACCAAGGTCTTTTCGCGAGAGCGGACCTGGCTCGATCCGGTCATGCGTCCTGTCGAGCGCGTGCTTTATAAGTTGACTCGCGTGGATGAAGACCGCGAGATGCGCTGGACGGAGTATTCGATCGCCATGCTGCTGTTCAGCGGCGTGTCGATGCTCGTGCTGTACTTGCTGGAGCGCACACAGCAATGGCTCCCGCTGAACCCGCAGAAATTCGCCGCGGTTCCTCAGGATCTGGCGTTCAACACCGCCGCTTCATTTACGACGAATACGAACTGGCAGTTCTACACCGGCGAACAGGTCATGAGCTATCTCACGCAGATGGCCGGGCTGGCATTTCACAACTTTGCCTCGGCCGCAGTCGGAATGGCGCTGGCGGTAGCGTTTATCCGGGGCATTGCGCGGCGTGAGAAGGAAACACTCGGCAATTTCTGGGTGGACATCACCAGGGCGACGCTGTGGGTGCTGGTGCCGATCAGCCTTGTTGCTGCATTGGTTCTGGTATCGCAAGGGGTAATCCAAAATTTCAAGCCGTATGACACGGCCAAGCTGGTTGAACCGCAGCAGGTCCAGAAAGTCGGGCAAGACGGCAAACCGGTTGTGGATGCCAATGGAAAGCCGGTGATGGACACCATCACCGAGCAGAGTATCGCTCAAGGTCCCATCGCTTCCCAGGAGGCCATCAAGGAACTGGGCACCAATGGGGGCGGCTTCCTGAATGCCAACAGTGCCCATCCATTTGAGAACCCGACGCCATTCAGCAACTTTATTGAGATGGTGCTGATCTTCTGTATACCCGCGGGCCTGACCTACACCCTCGGCCGAATGACCAGATCGCAGAAGCATGGCTGGGCGGTTTTTGCCGCCATGGCCGTGCTCTTCTTTGCCGGGGTCACGACCGCATACTGGGCGGAATCGCGTGGCAATCCACTGTTGGCGGGAGTGAACCAACAAGCTTCCGCTTTGCAGCCTGGCGGCAACATGGAAGGCAAAGAAGTGCGCTTCGGGATCGCCAACTCCGCCATGTTCGCGACCGTGACAACCGATGCGAGCTGCGGCGCGGTCAATGGAATGCATGATTCCTACACGCCTCTTGGCGGAATGGTTCCGCTAGTCAACATCATGCTCGGCGAGATCGTGTTCGGCGGGGTCGGCGCCGGCATGTACGGGATTTTGATTTTCGTCGTGCTCTCGGTCTTCATTGCCGGTCTGATGGTTGGGCGAACGCCGGAATACCTGGGCAAGAAGATTGAATCGTATGACGTGAAGATGGCAATGCTATACGTGCTCATCTTCCCGCTCATGATCCTGGTGCTGGCCGCAGCTTCCGTGCTCCTGCCCCAGGGTCTGGCAACACTGAACAATAACGGACCGCACGGCCTCTCGGAGATTTTGTATGCCTTCACTTCAGGAACGGGAAACAACGGCTCGGCTTTCGCTGGCCTTGGTCCCAATCGCTGGTACAACCTCACCATGGGCTTCACCATGCTGGTTGGCCGTTTCCTGATGATCGTGCCGATGTTGGCGGTTGCTGGCAGCCTGGCGCGCAAAAAGGTTGTTCCGCCCTCGCCCGGCACATTCCCGGTCACGACGCCACTGTTCACCACTCTTCTGGTGAGCGTGATCATCATCGTCGGAGCTTTGACGTTTTTCCCCGCGCTCAGCTTAGGTCCGATTCTTGAGCACCTGCTGATGCACGCAGGAAAGACCTTCTAA
- the kdpF gene encoding K(+)-transporting ATPase subunit F, with protein MNFENICVLFISLMLMVYLIYALLRPEKF; from the coding sequence ATGAACTTCGAAAACATTTGCGTACTGTTCATCAGCCTGATGCTGATGGTTTACCTGATCTACGCGCTTCTGCGTCCGGAGAAATTCTGA
- the kdpC gene encoding potassium-transporting ATPase subunit KdpC, with amino-acid sequence MKKNLITSILYTIVTTVFLGLIYPVLVVGLARIWPHKADGQLISRNGVPVGSRILAQPFTGAHYFHPRPSAAGANGYDATSSGGTNWGPTNQKLIDRVKGDVATLQAENPGKPIPVDLVTASGSGLDPDITPAAAEFQVPRIAKARGTTTDAVLNLVREHTEGRQFGFFGEPRVNVLELNLALDSQFPANNLGQSK; translated from the coding sequence ATGAAGAAAAATCTCATTACCTCTATCCTCTACACGATTGTCACGACCGTGTTCTTGGGATTGATATACCCGGTTCTCGTCGTCGGCCTGGCTCGCATCTGGCCACACAAGGCGGATGGTCAGCTCATCAGCAGGAACGGGGTTCCAGTGGGTTCTCGCATCCTCGCGCAACCGTTCACAGGCGCTCACTATTTCCATCCGCGGCCATCGGCTGCGGGCGCCAACGGATATGACGCTACAAGTTCCGGGGGGACCAATTGGGGACCTACTAACCAGAAGCTTATTGACCGCGTAAAGGGCGATGTTGCAACTCTGCAAGCTGAGAATCCCGGGAAGCCGATACCGGTCGATCTGGTCACAGCTTCAGGTTCCGGCCTTGATCCCGACATTACCCCTGCGGCTGCAGAGTTTCAGGTCCCACGTATAGCCAAAGCGCGCGGTACGACCACAGATGCAGTCCTCAATTTAGTGCGCGAGCACACTGAAGGCAGGCAGTTTGGGTTTTTTGGCGAGCCACGGGTGAACGTGCTCGAATTGAACCTGGCTCTTGACTCTCAATTTCCGGCCAACAACCTCGGTCAATCCAAATAG